A region of Moorena producens PAL-8-15-08-1 DNA encodes the following proteins:
- a CDS encoding DMT family transporter, translating into MSTKSSAIWGSSSLAIAIFALSSSPILTRITEHDMGPYGTIFNRFWIASLALGLGKVVKLLWDKHSGRLSTSDNKAYTVQDFFSLFLVASLDSICLVTWAWSLTKTSVANSNLLHNTTPIFAAVGGWLLLSQSFNRRFLIGMILALGGTFLIGFNDFHIDRDTLIGDSVALLSALFYAGTLLVTEHLRVKFDTSTILLWLYTLGGLLLLPLTLLFEDRLFPASFSSWSAVIGLGLCGSIIGLGALFYSLKQFSSSFVSLILLLEPMIAAVLAWLIFAEKLSWLNALTFIIVLSGIYLAKSDGELDNIGSTEAT; encoded by the coding sequence ATGTCTACTAAAAGTTCTGCAATCTGGGGGTCTTCTTCCTTAGCAATTGCCATTTTTGCCCTATCGTCTTCACCAATTCTGACTCGCATAACAGAACATGATATGGGTCCTTATGGAACAATATTTAATCGGTTTTGGATTGCCAGCCTAGCGTTGGGCCTTGGCAAGGTTGTCAAACTACTTTGGGATAAGCACAGCGGACGCTTATCTACTAGTGATAACAAGGCTTATACTGTCCAGGATTTTTTCTCGTTATTTCTTGTTGCTAGCTTAGATTCAATTTGCCTAGTGACGTGGGCTTGGTCTCTGACAAAAACAAGTGTTGCTAATTCTAATCTGCTCCACAACACCACTCCTATTTTTGCAGCTGTCGGCGGATGGTTATTGTTAAGCCAATCCTTTAATCGTCGCTTCCTAATCGGCATGATACTGGCTCTAGGAGGAACGTTTTTAATTGGTTTTAACGATTTTCATATCGATCGAGATACATTGATAGGGGACAGCGTTGCATTACTATCTGCCCTTTTCTACGCGGGGACACTTTTGGTAACAGAGCATCTCCGAGTTAAATTTGACACAAGCACAATTTTACTATGGCTTTATACCTTAGGTGGCCTATTGTTGTTACCATTAACATTGCTATTTGAAGATAGACTATTTCCTGCTTCCTTTTCATCATGGTCTGCTGTTATTGGCCTAGGACTTTGTGGCTCTATCATTGGATTGGGTGCATTATTCTATAGTCTCAAACAATTTTCATCTAGCTTTGTCTCTCTCATCCTATTGCTGGAACCCATGATTGCAGCAGTCTTAGCCTGGCTAATTTTTGCAGAAAAATTGAGTTGGTTAAATGCCTTGACGTTTATAATCGTATTATCTGGGATTTATCTGGCTAAATCAGATGGAGAATTAGATAATATTGGTTCTACTGAAGCTACTTAA
- a CDS encoding serine/threonine-protein kinase — MNLGLGQTIGGRYKIIRQLGQGGFGQTFVAEDQHLPGENQCVVKQLKPVATDPLTLQTARRLFDTEAKILHQLGSNEQIPQLFAYFEENHDFYLVQELIEGEDLSQELVPGEQLNEDQIISLLQEILEVLEFVHQRRIIHRDINPQNILRRKSDGKLVLIDFGAVKQVSTQILEGGNTGFTVAIGTPGYRPSEQANGYPKLSSDIYAVGMIGIVGLTGLRPHQLPLDSDTGEISWHNQISVSAELADTLDKMVRYDFRERYQSATLALQALTTIITNKNSNNNINTNTTKTGATLMLGIASSIQPLLPKPRRFRLKRYQVLMYTGVIGLGFAATVFMVNILRGVTATDWYNRGETFLELKRYEQALDAYNRAVEIRGEYAPAWQGQGKTLFALKYYEEALNAYDQAIQIEPDYSAAWKGRGKTLEQLERYDAAIKAFNSALELQPNDLDAWISLGNVQVKSKNYYDAIASFDKALKLKPDSYQAWYRRGWALHNLRRYKAAVESYDRALDYKPNSAEAWYQRGNDLSNLQKYKDAAKSYQQAVQFQPNFYQAWYSWGNTLNKLRKYQEALASFEQAVKLQPNSYQAWYSRGWTLHQVQRYEDALEAYYKAIKLKSKPYQAWYSRGNTFYKLERYKDAIASYQQAVNYKRDYSQAWYSLGNALVKRNKYKKAIAAYDKAVRYQPNYRDAIKARERANSELEAQKREQEIGNREQGTGNRE, encoded by the coding sequence ATGAACTTGGGTCTTGGACAAACGATCGGTGGACGCTATAAAATTATCCGTCAACTGGGACAAGGTGGCTTTGGTCAGACTTTCGTAGCTGAAGACCAACACTTGCCTGGTGAGAATCAGTGTGTGGTTAAGCAGCTCAAGCCAGTAGCCACGGATCCCTTGACATTGCAGACGGCTAGGCGACTGTTTGACACGGAAGCCAAAATCCTACACCAGTTAGGAAGTAATGAGCAAATTCCCCAGCTTTTTGCGTATTTTGAAGAAAATCATGACTTCTATCTGGTTCAGGAATTGATTGAAGGGGAAGACCTCAGCCAGGAACTTGTACCGGGAGAACAGCTGAATGAAGATCAGATTATTTCCCTGTTGCAGGAAATCCTGGAAGTTTTAGAATTTGTTCATCAACGGCGTATTATTCACCGAGATATTAATCCTCAAAACATCCTTCGGCGTAAATCAGATGGCAAATTAGTACTGATTGACTTCGGTGCGGTTAAACAAGTCAGTACCCAAATCCTGGAAGGGGGCAATACTGGCTTTACCGTTGCTATTGGTACTCCTGGCTATCGACCCAGTGAACAAGCCAATGGTTACCCGAAATTAAGCAGTGATATCTATGCTGTCGGGATGATCGGGATTGTTGGTTTAACCGGTTTACGTCCTCACCAATTGCCCCTTGACTCTGATACAGGGGAAATTAGCTGGCATAACCAGATATCAGTAAGTGCTGAATTAGCCGATACTTTAGATAAAATGGTGCGCTATGATTTCCGAGAGCGTTACCAATCAGCTACCTTAGCCTTACAAGCACTAACTACTATAATTACTAATAAAAATAGCAATAATAACATAAATACTAACACTACTAAAACTGGCGCTACTTTAATGTTGGGAATTGCGTCATCGATACAACCCCTGCTCCCGAAACCCCGACGATTCAGACTAAAACGGTACCAAGTGTTAATGTACACCGGGGTGATTGGATTGGGGTTTGCAGCAACGGTTTTTATGGTGAATATATTAAGGGGAGTTACTGCTACGGATTGGTATAACCGGGGCGAAACCTTTTTAGAATTGAAGCGCTATGAACAGGCTCTGGATGCTTATAATCGAGCTGTAGAAATCCGAGGGGAATATGCTCCAGCTTGGCAAGGTCAGGGTAAGACCTTGTTTGCCCTGAAGTACTATGAAGAAGCTCTAAATGCTTACGACCAAGCCATTCAAATTGAGCCGGATTATAGTGCAGCTTGGAAGGGTAGGGGTAAAACCTTGGAGCAGTTGGAGCGTTATGACGCAGCAATTAAGGCGTTTAATAGCGCCCTGGAACTCCAGCCCAATGACTTGGATGCTTGGATCAGTCTTGGTAATGTTCAGGTTAAGTCCAAGAATTATTATGATGCGATCGCATCCTTTGACAAAGCCCTGAAACTCAAACCCGATTCTTACCAAGCTTGGTATCGACGGGGCTGGGCATTACATAATTTGCGCCGATATAAAGCAGCGGTAGAATCCTACGACCGAGCCTTAGACTACAAACCGAATTCCGCTGAAGCCTGGTATCAGCGGGGTAATGACTTGAGCAATTTGCAAAAGTATAAAGATGCCGCCAAGTCTTATCAGCAAGCGGTTCAATTCCAGCCCAACTTCTACCAAGCTTGGTATAGCTGGGGCAATACCTTAAATAAATTACGGAAATACCAAGAAGCCTTAGCCTCCTTTGAGCAAGCCGTTAAACTCCAGCCTAATTCCTATCAAGCCTGGTACAGTCGCGGTTGGACACTCCATCAAGTCCAGCGATATGAAGATGCCCTGGAAGCTTACTACAAAGCCATTAAACTAAAATCCAAGCCTTACCAAGCTTGGTACAGTCGAGGCAATACCTTCTATAAATTGGAACGCTATAAGGATGCGATCGCATCTTACCAACAAGCAGTTAACTATAAACGTGACTACAGCCAAGCCTGGTATAGCCTAGGCAATGCATTAGTTAAACGCAACAAGTATAAAAAAGCGATCGCTGCTTATGATAAAGCAGTGCGCTACCAGCCAAACTACCGAGACGCTATCAAAGCAAGGGAGCGGGCAAATAGCGAATTGGAAGCACAGAAGAGGGAACAGGAAATCGGGAATCGGGAACAGGGAACAGGGAATAGGGAATAG
- a CDS encoding NACHT domain-containing protein — translation MSPVKREEMSLYEEAKAGLSSLFWQIAQVFTSLLVIFLFAGGNPAGWLVTTCFIVGIVFVFWIENKRTKDENNDLRNFQFGGGLIDANTVNANQFGGDIYNNNVVVNPPPTLTRQEKRNRQALLTKVNNYWIKGVIEKSLYHQVMIELGLEERPDAIPQPLSEITEIGDNSPQPLPEGTKVIDIFDQIGTGSTLLILGEPGSGKTTTLLELARNLIHRVEQDTNQIIPVVFNLSSWAKKRQKIANWLVDELGNKYDVPHKIGQALVTQQQLLPLLDGLDEVKVEYRDECILALNQFNQEYGADLVVCSRIKDYQALSNRLNCQKAVSIRLLSLEQIYHYLDSLGANLTGLKTLIAEDRVLQELAQSPLMLNIMTLAYQGVAVEDLPKTDVVEERRKQLFDAYIERMFKRRKTNQRYNKAQVKHWLIWLAKRMVEESQTVFLIEKIQPYWLINRKQKQTYRLMVGLMVGLMVGLMSGLMSGLIAGLIAGLIAGLMVGLMAELIFGLIVGLMAGLIFGLRLGLMTELIFGLMTGLMAGLIFGLMETLRFALMGSLTKEIKTIERLQVNWKKILIFMLAVGLARGLTPGLMGGLMAEMTVGLTPGLMGGLMGGLIAGLESSEIETKTNPNQGIWKSVRNAITVCLMVGLIGGLMGGLMSGLMGGLMGGLMSGLIAGLVNGGYACIQHFSLRLVLYFNKYISWNYARFLDYAADRIFLQKVGGGYIFIHRMLMEHFAEMELEN, via the coding sequence ATGTCTCCAGTTAAACGCGAAGAAATGAGTCTCTACGAAGAAGCTAAAGCTGGTCTGAGTTCTCTGTTTTGGCAAATAGCCCAAGTCTTTACTAGTTTACTAGTAATCTTTTTGTTCGCTGGTGGCAACCCTGCCGGTTGGTTAGTCACTACCTGTTTTATCGTCGGTATTGTATTTGTTTTTTGGATAGAAAACAAGCGAACTAAGGATGAAAATAATGACCTACGGAATTTTCAGTTTGGGGGTGGTTTGATTGATGCTAATACAGTCAATGCTAATCAATTTGGCGGTGACATCTATAATAATAATGTTGTTGTCAATCCCCCACCAACCCTAACTCGCCAAGAAAAGCGCAACCGTCAGGCATTACTCACTAAAGTCAATAACTATTGGATTAAAGGCGTTATAGAAAAATCCCTCTATCACCAGGTAATGATTGAATTGGGATTAGAAGAGAGACCCGATGCCATTCCTCAGCCTTTGAGCGAAATTACCGAAATCGGTGACAACTCACCTCAACCCCTTCCTGAAGGTACTAAAGTAATTGATATTTTTGACCAAATTGGTACAGGATCAACCCTACTAATTTTAGGAGAACCAGGGTCAGGGAAAACTACAACATTACTGGAACTTGCCCGGAATTTAATCCATCGTGTTGAACAAGATACTAATCAGATAATTCCTGTAGTATTTAACCTCTCCTCTTGGGCAAAGAAACGGCAGAAGATAGCCAATTGGTTAGTAGACGAATTGGGTAATAAATATGATGTTCCCCATAAAATTGGACAAGCTTTAGTAACGCAACAGCAACTACTACCATTGCTTGATGGTTTGGATGAAGTAAAGGTGGAGTACCGAGACGAATGTATTCTTGCTTTGAACCAATTTAACCAGGAGTATGGTGCCGATTTGGTAGTCTGTAGTCGGATTAAAGACTATCAAGCCCTATCCAACCGTCTGAATTGTCAGAAAGCAGTTTCTATAAGATTGCTTAGTTTAGAACAAATCTATCATTACTTGGATAGTCTCGGGGCTAATTTAACAGGCTTGAAGACATTAATTGCAGAGGATAGAGTATTACAAGAGTTAGCCCAGTCGCCCTTGATGCTCAATATTATGACTCTAGCTTATCAAGGAGTAGCAGTTGAGGATTTACCAAAAACTGACGTAGTGGAGGAACGGCGCAAGCAGCTCTTTGATGCATATATTGAGAGGATGTTTAAGCGTCGGAAGACTAATCAACGATACAATAAAGCGCAAGTAAAGCACTGGCTAATTTGGCTGGCCAAGAGGATGGTTGAGGAGTCGCAAACAGTATTTTTAATTGAAAAAATCCAGCCATATTGGTTAATAAATAGAAAGCAAAAACAAACTTATAGACTGATGGTCGGGCTGATGGTCGGGCTGATGGTTGGGCTGATGTCAGGGCTGATGTCAGGGCTGATAGCCGGGCTGATAGCAGGGCTGATAGCAGGGCTGATGGTCGGGCTGATGGCAGAGCTGATATTCGGGCTGATAGTCGGGCTGATGGCAGGGCTGATATTCGGGCTGAGGCTTGGGCTGATGACAGAGCTGATATTCGGGCTGATGACAGGGCTGATGGCAGGGCTGATATTCGGGTTGATGGAAACGTTGAGGTTTGCGCTGATGGGAAGTCTAACGAAAGAAATCAAAACAATTGAAAGACTTCAAGTTAATTGGAAAAAAATCTTGATTTTTATGCTGGCGGTAGGGTTGGCGAGAGGACTGACGCCAGGGTTGATGGGAGGGTTAATGGCAGAGATGACGGTAGGGCTGACGCCAGGGTTGATGGGAGGCCTGATGGGAGGCCTTATAGCAGGGCTAGAGAGTTCAGAAATTGAAACAAAAACAAATCCAAATCAAGGAATTTGGAAATCAGTTCGTAATGCTATAACTGTATGTCTGATGGTCGGGCTGATCGGAGGGCTGATGGGAGGCCTGATGTCAGGGCTGATGGGAGGGTTGATGGGAGGCCTGATGTCAGGGCTGATAGCCGGGCTGGTGAATGGTGGTTATGCCTGCATCCAACACTTCAGCCTCCGCCTTGTCCTCTACTTCAACAAATACATCTCTTGGAACTATGCCCGCTTTCTGGACTATGCTGCTGATCGCATCTTCCTACAAAAAGTAGGAGGCGGCTATATCTTTATTCACCGGATGCTGATGGAACACTTTGCCGAGATGGAGCTTGAGAATTAA
- a CDS encoding zinc-binding alcohol dehydrogenase family protein — protein MKAIGYNQAGPITAPDALIEFETETPELGAQDLLVEVRGISVNPVDVKVRAKMAPEKGTKIIGYDAAGVVREVGSDVSKFKVGDEVYYAGDITRPGTNSELHAVDERIVGKKPKSLGFAEAAGFPLTSITAWEILFDCLGVKEGEGKGESILIIGGAGGVGSILIQLAKKLTGLTAIATASRPETIEWVQKMGADHVINHRQSLVDQIKELGLEPRYVASLSGSDGHFPGIIELIKPRGHIALIDDPQSLDMKLIKPKALSFSWEFMFTRSMFQTEDIEKQHELLNRVSELIDDGTLISTVTNNLGKISVETLKTAHSQQESGRAIGKNVLDGFN, from the coding sequence ATGAAAGCCATAGGATATAATCAGGCTGGACCAATCACTGCACCAGACGCGCTGATCGAATTTGAAACCGAAACACCAGAATTAGGGGCACAGGACCTGTTGGTGGAGGTCCGGGGAATTTCGGTCAATCCTGTGGACGTGAAAGTGCGCGCCAAGATGGCACCGGAAAAGGGCACCAAGATCATTGGCTATGATGCGGCAGGTGTTGTTCGAGAAGTTGGCAGCGATGTCAGCAAATTTAAAGTTGGTGATGAAGTCTATTATGCCGGTGATATCACTCGACCGGGCACCAACTCCGAGCTCCATGCTGTTGATGAGCGGATTGTCGGGAAAAAGCCCAAATCCCTGGGCTTTGCGGAAGCAGCTGGTTTTCCACTCACCTCCATTACCGCTTGGGAAATCCTGTTTGACTGCCTCGGGGTCAAAGAAGGAGAAGGCAAGGGCGAGAGTATACTGATTATCGGTGGCGCGGGAGGTGTTGGATCAATCCTGATTCAACTTGCCAAGAAACTCACTGGGTTGACTGCGATCGCAACGGCATCTCGTCCGGAAACCATCGAGTGGGTTCAAAAGATGGGTGCCGACCATGTGATCAATCACCGCCAGTCCCTTGTTGATCAAATCAAGGAATTGGGACTCGAGCCCCGCTACGTTGCATCCCTTTCAGGATCAGACGGACATTTTCCTGGCATCATTGAGCTGATCAAGCCTCGCGGTCATATCGCACTGATTGATGACCCTCAGTCCCTAGACATGAAATTGATCAAACCCAAAGCCCTAAGCTTCAGCTGGGAGTTCATGTTTACTCGGTCGATGTTTCAAACCGAGGACATCGAAAAACAGCATGAATTGCTGAATCGGGTCTCGGAGCTCATTGACGATGGCACCCTAATTTCCACCGTGACCAACAATCTCGGGAAAATCAGTGTGGAAACCCTCAAGACGGCTCATTCCCAGCAAGAGAGCGGTCGTGCCATTGGCAAAAATGTACTCGACGGCTTTAACTAA